The Paenibacillus wynnii DNA window TGCTTCTCAGGCAATCATTGAGGGTACAGAGGAGTATAAAGCCATGCTATCGGATATGGATGTAATGGCTGGGATTTTGAAGCAATTCGAAGATAAAAATATTCCGATCCTATGGCGTCCTTTCCACGAGTCGGAAGGCACATGGTTCTGGTGGGGAAGTAAGGGGCCTGAAGTTGCTAAACAGCTGTACCGAATTATGTATGATAGATATACGAATGTGCACAAGTTAAACAACCTCATTTGGGTATGGAATTCACCGCTGCCTGAGGGGTATGTAGGGGATGACGTAGCTGATGTGATCTCCAGAGATTTGTATCCGCCGAAGTACCAGCATACGGATTTGAACAAAGAATATGATGAGCTTGTACAAATTACACCTACGCCTAAGCCGGTTGCCCTTGGGGAAATTGGAGTCATTCCTAGCATCCAGCAGCTGTCTGAAACCAAAGTCCCTTGGTTGTGGTTTATGACTTGGTCAAATGATTTCTGTACTACAGAAGAATGGACAACGAAAGAGGAAT harbors:
- a CDS encoding glycosyl hydrolase, which encodes MTIVNNATPCNPHASDEVRAVLNYLSELSGKGIITGQHTQTTVQKELLYIEDVTGKLPALCGFELLAYSPNINYEDSTEACLLEVEENKNTLDNAWDWVLNQKGLATFTWHWFSPFGSRDKGFYAENTTFDASQAIIEGTEEYKAMLSDMDVMAGILKQFEDKNIPILWRPFHESEGTWFWWGSKGPEVAKQLYRIMYDRYTNVHKLNNLIWVWNSPLPEGYVGDDVADVISRDLYPPKYQHTDLNKEYDELVQITPTPKPVALGEIGVIPSIQQLSETKVPWLWFMTWSNDFCTTEEWTTKEELYKAYHHDYAITLDKLPKLY